The nucleotide window AAATGTAATTTCAGCGTATGAGCGCGAGATAATGGGCCAGAAATTAACTATTGCGCAAATTAACCGAATTGCTGAATCAACGAAGCGATTGTTATTGGATGAAATCCATTCCGCGAAACATTCACGATGATTTACCTCATTAAAAATGCACCAAATTGAAGGACTGGCTGGAAAACGAACCCTAGCGGGTTTAAGTCTGTTAGAACTGAGAGCCCTATAATAAGGATCAATAAAATCAGCCCCAGTCGTTCAAAGTTATCTACTAAGTGAAGCCAATTTCTTGGAACTATCCCACTAAGAATCCCTGCCCCATCTAATGGTCCTAAGGGCAGTAGGTTGAAAGCAGCGAGAATTAGATTCAGTAAAATACTGTAGGTTGCAACAATATTAACCCAGGCAGGTATATTTAGGGTCCTTAGCTCTGACCTACTGAAATCTCCTGCTTCAAGTAGACCTACTTGGAATAACAGCGCTAGCCCTAACGCGATGAGAACATTTGCTGCCGGTCCCGCTAGCGATACAATTGCCAACCCTTGTCGCCCGAATCGTAAATTGCGTGGATCCACAGGTACCGGTTTACCCCATCCGAAGCCAAGGATAAGTAACATAATTGTTCCAGCAGGATCCAAATGTGCTTTGGGATTAAGCGTGATTCTGCCTAGTCTCATTGAGGTCGGGTCACCAAGTTTTCTTGCTATAAAGGCATGTGAAGCTTCATGGAAGGTTATTCCTATAATCAATGAAAGGCTTATGCATGTAATTAGAACAAAGAAAGCGAAGGGGTCATCAAGGAGTAAATCAGTTTGAGCTAGTAGCATTCTTTTTTGACCAATTTATAGATTTGCTAGTCCTCTTCATACTCGTCATCAGGATCAGTACTAATCCTATTAGATAACGATGAGTTAACCTTCCTTTGATCGCGGTCAAGTGTTTTTTGAGGAAGTGCTAGTAATGACGTATGAAGCTTTGCAAATTCTTCAATGGAATTATCTTGCAAATCAATAATTAATGCCGCAATGCCTACGTCCCGGAGCCCTCTCAATTCATCATCTAATGGGATAGAGCTTAAGTGTAAGAATACAGGTTTGGACGTTGCTGTACTAATACGTCCGATCTGCAGTAAATGATCTATGGTGAGTTCATTGCCGCCAAGGATCTGAATAATAAAGGCATTTACAGGTAGTAGGTCAATAGCCCTAGTTAAGCCTTCATCTATCCCTAAGTCTACAGTCATGAGGAACGTTCGTTCATTTGCAGTTAAAGAGCCTACAGTAGTAGAAGAATCATCGAATATTTCAAAATCGATACCTTTTATTTCCTTTGATTGAGGAGTGGCGCTCCATACCCCGAACATCAAAGGGCTAAGTAGCTTTGCTGATTTATCTAGTGCTGCTTTGGTTGTTTTATCGGTCGCCTTTATTACAACACCATCAAGTTTTGCAATATTTGCTTTTTTAGTTTCATCGGTTTGATTAGCATCGATTGCACCTAAGACCAAAATAGGCGACACATCTTCCCTTTTGGATGAACCGCCAAAACCTAGTGGCTGGACGAATCGATCTCCTGCTCGATCAAGCTTGTCGAGTAATTGACTCATGAATATTCCTAAATCTAGTTATTATGGTACGCAAGACTTATAAACCAGCGATAGTTGATTCTAACAGTCGTTCGATCCTCTGTGCTACTCTTCATATATGGTGTTGAATGGCTGTAAATAATTCCCTTGTAAAATATTTGGTTTCTGCTGGGATTGGTTCACGCCGAAGATCTGCTTCATTGATTATGGAAGGTCAGGTTTTTGTTAATGGGTCTCAGATACTGAACCTAAACTACGCTGTTGACCCAAGAGATAGCATTAAAGTAAACGGATTAAAACTAGAGAAGCCTGTTAATGAGAAAATTTATATCCTGTTGAATAAGCCAAGAGGATATTTATCTGCAGTGAACGATCAAAGAGGTAGGCAGACTATCCTTGATCTGGTCCCCAAAAATCTTCGGTTTCCGGGTTTAGTACCTGCAGGAAGATTAGATTTATATAGCTCTGGGCTGATGGTCTTATCTAATGATGGAGAATTTGTAAATAAGATTACCCATCCTCGTTATGAGGTGGAAAAAGAGTACGAAGTATTATTGGATGCAACTCTTTCAGAGACGGATAAGAAAAAATTAGTTAAAGGCATAACGATTGAAAGTGGAATAGCTAAAATTCAGTCAATTAGAGGCAAGAGCCCCTCAAGCCCTCAGTACAATCTAATTTTGATAGAAGGGAAAAAACGTGAAATTAGGTTGCTGATGTCAGCATTGGGTAGAAATGTAAGGCGACTGAAGCGTATACGTATAGGAAACTTTGAGCTAGGTGAATTAAGTGTTGGCTCTGTGCAGCGTATCTCTGAACAAGAAGTAAAACTATTTAAAAAACGATTATGATGGAAGGAATTTGTGGCTAATTTAAGTCGAATGGTTTGGATTGACCTTGAGATGACAGGATTAGATCCTGATACTCATGTCGTGCTTGAAATTGCAACGATTATTACCGACGGTGAGTTAAACACCCTAGCTGAAGGTCCAGTAATTGCAATTGCTCGAACAAGTAAGGAATTGAGCAGAATTGATAATTGGAGCTTTGAGCATCACACTAAATCCGGGTTACTACAACGAGTTGAAGATTCAAATATTGGCATCGAGGAAGCAGAACTAATTACCCTGGAATTCGTCAAAGAATGGGTTGGTGTACATGAATCTCCTCTTTGTGGGAACTCAGTTCATCAGGATAGATTATTTTTGAGAAAAGAAATGAAGAAGCTAGAGTCATATCTTCATTACCGTATCGTTGACGTAAGCACCATAAAAGGATTAGCAGAGAAATGGTATCCGGATTTAGAAAAATTTCCTAAAAAAGGTACACATCTAGCACTTGATGATATATATGAAAGCATTGGAGAATTAAGGTATTACCGCCAAAATATATTTAAAATTATAGTTTAGATGTTTGCGGGGGCGCGAAATGATGCGAAAGAAGAGTAAAGTGCAAAAACCGGAGGTCGAAGAATTAAGCGAATCTCCGAACAGAAAAAAAACATTACCTTTATCGAACCGACCATTTTCAAGAGGCTTCATAGCAACGGGAATTATTTTGAGTGGGATATATGCTATTGCACGAGTATTACCGCAGACTAGAAAACTGAGCGGCTCTTTTGCAGATTCTAAGCAATTGAAAGTAAAGGCTTTCACCAGCTTAAAGGCAGGGGCAAATGCATATAAAGCAACAAATATAATTTTCGATTTCTATCGAAATATTTCAGGGAAGCTTAGGAAGAATTAAGCTTCTACGCGTTTTGCTAAATTCTGGCCAAAGTCTTTCATTATCCCATCTGCTTTTCTCTTGATGATCCCTTGGCCGAATTCACCCAGCTTACCCATGATATTGGCCTCCGAATTTACAACAAGCTCGCTAGAGCCGTCGCCAGGGCTTTGTACTGACATTGAAATTTTCACACGTACATTTCCTGGGACTTTTCTATCTGCGCCTTCACCAGTCATAGTTATTGTCAGGTTGTTATCGTCTCTACTATCTACAGAAAGTTTCCCTGCAAGACCCAAGGCAACAGGGCCTACTCTTACCTTAACAGTTCCGGAATAAGTACCATCTTCATTTTCTGAAACATCAGTGGCTCCAGGAATACATAGGCCTACTGTTGGAATGTCTGTTATGAAAGACCAAAGTTCACTGGTCGAGGCTTTTACTTTATAGGTGTAGTTAAATTCCATCTGTATTGAATCCTTAAATTTTTCTACTACTAATGATAGGAGGGACGAAGATTACAAACAACTCTACTCGTTGACAACATAACTTTGCAGTACTACGGTCATGAATGACAAGTATTGTTATCGGGGAGGCGTTGATGGCACCATACGTGAGAATTTCAGGAGACTCTCATCTTGAAGTCCCTAACGAGCGATGGACTCACAGGATAGATCCTAAATTTAGAGACAAGGCTCCTCGTACGATTAAACTTGAGACGGGCGCAGATGCTACTCAATTAGAAGCACTCCCTGCAGCTCAGAATCCTATGGATCTATATGGTGGCAAAGGTCGGGATATATGGTACCCAGGCGGGCAGACGTATGAAGATACCCCTGGAACAGGATTACCTGAGCAGCGAGTGCAAGAGCAGATCCAAGATGGCTTGGATGGTGAAATTCTTTATCCAGCAGTTGTGGTTGGACCTAGATTATGGATGAAGGTAGAAGATGAATCTTTGCAAAAAGCGATTTTCCGAGGATGGAATAGTTGGATGGGGGAGGAATATTGCGCTGAAGCTCCTGACCGGCTATTTGGGATTGGTGCAATTCCCGCTACAAATACTGAAGATGCAATTGCAGAGATGGAATTTTGCAAAAAGGCAGGGCTGACAGGAGTCCAATTAATGGCATTTCCCAACGGGAGCGGCAAACCGCTACCCGAAGATGATCGCTTTTGGGCTGCTTCACTAGATATGCAGATGCCTGTTTCGATTCATGTAGAGCTAGCAAAAACTGGGCATGAAGGCAAATTACTCGACTATCCAAAAGAAGACCCAAAATTAACAACGGAACTTGCGTTTCAAGTTCAAAGATTTGCTGCTCGCGGGGCTGGTACTAATGCAGTACAACTCCTACTTTCTGGCTTATTTGATCGTTACCCAGAACTCAGAGTTTGCCTTGCAGAGACTTCTATCGGTTGGGTTCCTTACTTCCTTGAAATAGCTGATGTTCGCTACAACCGTCACATTTACTGGGCGGAAAAAATGAGTGGATTTAAGCCATTAAAAGCAATGCCAAGTGAGCTACTTAATGAATATTTCTACTGGGGTTTTCAGCAAGATAGATCTGGTGTTGATCTCCGTCATCATATGAATGTCGATCGTCTGATCTGGGCGGCAGATTTCCCTCATCAGGAGTCGGATTGGCCCAACTCTGACATGGTCATGGAGCATAATTTCAAAGGAGTTCCGGAAGAAGAAGTATATAAAATGATAGTACAGAACGCAGTTGATTTCTTCCATTTACCTTCTAAGAATTAATGGCAAAACAGGATTCGAATTCACGTAGTCCGGCAGGATTCTTCTGGCCATTTAATATTTATTATGGCTGGGCAATTGCTAGCACCTCCCTTATTGTCTCTTTCGCTTCGGTCGTTTTTTACGGACCTGTACTAAGCGTTTGGTTTGAACCCATAAGAGAAGAAACAGGATGGCATGCCTGGGAAGTAGCAGCTTCATTCACCATAGGTAGCTTTGCTGGTTCTATTTTCACTGCGTTTGTTGGTCGAATCATGGATCGCTACGGTACAAGAACTGTAACAGCAATTTCAGGGATGGTACTTGCAGGCTGTATGGTTGGGCTTGCCTTCATGCAGGCTCCATGGCAAATGTGGATTTTCTTTGGGATTGGTAGAGGTTTTGCCATCGCTGGTGTCCAGCTAGGTACTACTGTTGCTATTGCAAATTGGTTTATACGAAGAAGAGGTAGTGCGACGTCTTTTGCGGGATTTGGGCTTAGATTTGGACAGGCCTTGGTGCCGTTAATAGCTACTCCCATCATCATTCTGCTAAGTTGGCGCTGGGCATATGGCCTTCTCGCTGTTTCTGCGATCTTGCTAATTACAGCTCCAGCTTTGATATACCTTCGTCGACGCCCTGAGGATTACGGATTATTACCGGATGGCGAAATACCGGTTGATACAAAAGATAATAAAAAAACGGACGATTCTACTGATCCCGTATGGTCCGTGGCAGAGGCACGTAAGACCTTAGCATTTTGGCTGATTTTACTTACTACTTCTACAATCTTCTTGGCACAGACAGCTACGAACCTCCATGCAGTTCCTCATTTCCAAGCTAAAGGGATAGATTTTGAGGCTTCTGTGCTGGTTGTATTCACCTTCGCTATGACCTCTGCGCTCATG belongs to Dehalococcoidia bacterium and includes:
- a CDS encoding site-2 protease family protein — protein: MLLAQTDLLLDDPFAFFVLITCISLSLIIGITFHEASHAFIARKLGDPTSMRLGRITLNPKAHLDPAGTIMLLILGFGWGKPVPVDPRNLRFGRQGLAIVSLAGPAANVLIALGLALLFQVGLLEAGDFSRSELRTLNIPAWVNIVATYSILLNLILAAFNLLPLGPLDGAGILSGIVPRNWLHLVDNFERLGLILLILIIGLSVLTDLNPLGFVFQPVLQFGAFLMR
- a CDS encoding rRNA pseudouridine synthase, which translates into the protein MAVNNSLVKYLVSAGIGSRRRSASLIMEGQVFVNGSQILNLNYAVDPRDSIKVNGLKLEKPVNEKIYILLNKPRGYLSAVNDQRGRQTILDLVPKNLRFPGLVPAGRLDLYSSGLMVLSNDGEFVNKITHPRYEVEKEYEVLLDATLSETDKKKLVKGITIESGIAKIQSIRGKSPSSPQYNLILIEGKKREIRLLMSALGRNVRRLKRIRIGNFELGELSVGSVQRISEQEVKLFKKRL
- the orn gene encoding oligoribonuclease, whose translation is MVWIDLEMTGLDPDTHVVLEIATIITDGELNTLAEGPVIAIARTSKELSRIDNWSFEHHTKSGLLQRVEDSNIGIEEAELITLEFVKEWVGVHESPLCGNSVHQDRLFLRKEMKKLESYLHYRIVDVSTIKGLAEKWYPDLEKFPKKGTHLALDDIYESIGELRYYRQNIFKIIV
- a CDS encoding SRPBCC family protein, with amino-acid sequence MEFNYTYKVKASTSELWSFITDIPTVGLCIPGATDVSENEDGTYSGTVKVRVGPVALGLAGKLSVDSRDDNNLTITMTGEGADRKVPGNVRVKISMSVQSPGDGSSELVVNSEANIMGKLGEFGQGIIKRKADGIMKDFGQNLAKRVEA
- a CDS encoding amidohydrolase; translation: MAPYVRISGDSHLEVPNERWTHRIDPKFRDKAPRTIKLETGADATQLEALPAAQNPMDLYGGKGRDIWYPGGQTYEDTPGTGLPEQRVQEQIQDGLDGEILYPAVVVGPRLWMKVEDESLQKAIFRGWNSWMGEEYCAEAPDRLFGIGAIPATNTEDAIAEMEFCKKAGLTGVQLMAFPNGSGKPLPEDDRFWAASLDMQMPVSIHVELAKTGHEGKLLDYPKEDPKLTTELAFQVQRFAARGAGTNAVQLLLSGLFDRYPELRVCLAETSIGWVPYFLEIADVRYNRHIYWAEKMSGFKPLKAMPSELLNEYFYWGFQQDRSGVDLRHHMNVDRLIWAADFPHQESDWPNSDMVMEHNFKGVPEEEVYKMIVQNAVDFFHLPSKN
- a CDS encoding MFS transporter, whose protein sequence is MAKQDSNSRSPAGFFWPFNIYYGWAIASTSLIVSFASVVFYGPVLSVWFEPIREETGWHAWEVAASFTIGSFAGSIFTAFVGRIMDRYGTRTVTAISGMVLAGCMVGLAFMQAPWQMWIFFGIGRGFAIAGVQLGTTVAIANWFIRRRGSATSFAGFGLRFGQALVPLIATPIIILLSWRWAYGLLAVSAILLITAPALIYLRRRPEDYGLLPDGEIPVDTKDNKKTDDSTDPVWSVAEARKTLAFWLILLTTSTIFLAQTATNLHAVPHFQAKGIDFEASVLVVFTFAMTSALMTVPWGWVMDKLHVRYVIAIVSCIYFLSMVIIVNADTFAGSILFGLVFGIAQGGWTVSQRIVVPNYFGRKSVGGIRAQMGLITAFINPIGPLLAGAIKDYSGDYHIAFTIFGGTFLLSAIMILVARPPKIRI